One Gordonia sp. SID5947 genomic region harbors:
- a CDS encoding alpha/beta hydrolase family protein yields MMVLLIVVGSVAALLSAAGIAKAAPATSRIVKVVHDGPQQDTLTVYSAAMGKSFPVEVLTPRDRSTPSPVFYLLNGAGGGEDGATWAARTDYKKYFADKKAYVVTPVGGAASYYTDWLHNDPELGRVKWQTFLTKELPPLIDEHYSTTGRNAIGGISMSGTSVLNLAIAAPKLYRAVGAFSGCARTTDPLGEAYVRIVVESFSTRKVTSMWGPPGGPVWRANDPYLNAEKLRGTKIYMTSGNGLPGPHETLNDPSVKGDAAWLANQTMVGGVLEAAVGQCTSQMQRRLSDLHIPADVSVRPNGTHSWGYWQDDLRRTWPKIARDLAS; encoded by the coding sequence ATGATGGTTCTGTTGATCGTCGTCGGCTCGGTGGCAGCACTGCTCTCCGCGGCCGGCATCGCCAAGGCCGCGCCTGCGACGTCGCGGATCGTGAAGGTTGTCCACGACGGTCCGCAGCAGGACACCTTGACGGTGTATTCGGCCGCGATGGGAAAGAGCTTCCCGGTGGAGGTGCTCACCCCGCGTGACCGCAGCACACCGTCTCCGGTCTTCTACCTCCTCAACGGTGCAGGCGGCGGCGAGGACGGGGCGACGTGGGCGGCTCGCACGGATTACAAGAAGTACTTCGCCGACAAGAAGGCCTATGTCGTGACGCCGGTCGGGGGTGCCGCCTCGTATTACACCGACTGGCTGCACAACGACCCCGAACTCGGACGCGTCAAATGGCAGACCTTCCTGACGAAGGAACTGCCCCCGCTCATCGACGAGCATTACTCGACCACCGGACGCAACGCCATCGGCGGCATCTCGATGTCGGGCACGTCGGTGTTGAACCTGGCGATCGCCGCACCGAAGCTCTATCGCGCCGTCGGCGCGTTCAGCGGATGTGCCCGCACCACCGATCCGCTCGGTGAGGCCTACGTCCGGATCGTCGTCGAGAGCTTCAGCACCCGCAAGGTCACCAGCATGTGGGGGCCGCCCGGTGGTCCGGTGTGGCGCGCGAACGATCCCTACCTCAATGCCGAGAAGCTGCGGGGGACCAAGATCTACATGACCAGTGGCAACGGGCTCCCCGGCCCGCACGAGACGCTGAACGATCCCTCGGTCAAGGGTGACGCCGCGTGGCTGGCCAACCAGACCATGGTCGGCGGGGTCCTCGAGGCTGCCGTCGGACAGTGCACCAGCCAGATGCAGCGGCGTCTCTCGGACCTCCACATCCCCGCGGACGTCAGCGTGCGACCCAATGGCACCCATTCCTGGGGCTACTGGCAGGACGACCTTCGCCGGACCTGGCCGAAGATCGCGCGCGACCTGGCATCCTGA
- a CDS encoding glycosyltransferase family A protein, with translation MFTVSVVIPVYNEEDVIEACLEHIAAQTRAPDECIVVDNNCTDRTIAVAESFADRLPIRIVTAPRQGVVWARDAGFDASSADIIGRIDADTRLDPNWCKALAEFMTARPDVAAVTGFDYLYDVPRQDRLENRQRRNAARFAEGREAFTLAGNNMAIRRTAWESVRSQVPNLPGTHEDIDLYFTLCEADAVVWVVPGMLAAVSPRRFRLSPWANREYRAAAVRTTKLHGRRRQAVFMVAQSPLLYTSLLIWWVRVKPFDPETRTWRPWRLFAREDKRKSPMTTDQD, from the coding sequence ATGTTCACCGTCAGCGTGGTGATCCCGGTGTACAACGAAGAAGACGTCATCGAGGCATGCCTGGAACACATTGCAGCCCAGACCCGTGCACCGGATGAGTGCATCGTCGTCGACAACAACTGCACCGACCGGACGATCGCCGTCGCCGAGTCGTTCGCCGATCGGTTGCCCATCCGCATCGTGACGGCACCGCGACAGGGCGTAGTGTGGGCCCGCGATGCCGGTTTCGACGCGTCCTCAGCCGACATCATCGGTCGGATCGACGCGGACACGCGGCTGGATCCGAACTGGTGCAAAGCACTCGCCGAGTTCATGACCGCACGCCCAGATGTCGCCGCCGTCACCGGCTTCGACTACCTGTACGACGTCCCGCGCCAGGACCGCTTGGAGAATCGGCAGCGGCGCAACGCCGCACGCTTCGCAGAGGGCCGAGAAGCGTTCACGCTGGCGGGCAACAACATGGCGATTCGCCGTACCGCGTGGGAATCGGTGCGGTCGCAGGTGCCGAACCTTCCCGGGACCCACGAAGACATCGATCTGTACTTCACCCTGTGCGAGGCCGACGCGGTCGTGTGGGTGGTGCCGGGAATGCTGGCCGCCGTGTCGCCGCGCCGATTCCGATTGAGCCCATGGGCCAATCGAGAGTATCGGGCCGCGGCCGTGCGGACCACCAAGCTGCATGGTCGGCGTCGGCAGGCGGTGTTCATGGTCGCGCAGTCACCGCTGCTGTACACGTCCCTGCTCATCTGGTGGGTGCGGGTGAAGCCCTTCGATCCCGAGACGCGGACGTGGCGACCATGGCGACTCTTTGCGCGCGAGGACAAGCGGAAGTCGCCGATGACCACCGACCAGGACTGA
- a CDS encoding acetoacetate decarboxylase family protein, with protein sequence MASAASTHDVLGTTVTMPVEIRHARCFVAGFTADSAAVERAIWGGGDVGGTYPRPLRIRPGRTMCMLVFVDYVDGDLGPYNEFGVCFLVEDPTQPPSSPITALRSLIGGDARALIHHLPVDGDFTLAAGRGIWGFPKTLADFEVDHDSGTKHGRIVSDGQLVADLTVRPGIRVPDSAQDTVLNAYSQLDGVLRMTPWRLTSASGTRTRIGGADLVLGTHPIADELRSLKLSKHALMSSSVSRVTMAFEDATVISATP encoded by the coding sequence ATGGCTTCTGCCGCATCCACCCACGACGTACTGGGCACCACCGTCACCATGCCGGTCGAGATCCGGCATGCCCGGTGCTTCGTCGCCGGCTTCACCGCGGACAGTGCTGCTGTCGAACGCGCGATCTGGGGCGGTGGCGACGTCGGCGGCACCTATCCGCGTCCGCTGCGCATCCGTCCCGGGCGCACGATGTGCATGCTCGTGTTCGTCGACTACGTCGACGGCGACCTCGGTCCGTACAACGAGTTCGGCGTCTGCTTCCTGGTCGAGGACCCGACGCAGCCTCCGTCGTCGCCGATCACGGCCCTGCGATCACTGATCGGTGGCGATGCGCGTGCGCTCATCCATCATCTGCCGGTCGACGGCGACTTCACCCTCGCCGCAGGCCGCGGCATCTGGGGGTTCCCGAAGACCCTCGCGGACTTCGAGGTCGACCACGATTCGGGCACCAAGCACGGACGCATCGTCTCCGACGGACAACTCGTCGCGGACCTGACGGTGCGGCCCGGTATCCGTGTCCCCGACTCCGCGCAGGACACCGTGCTCAACGCATACTCCCAGCTCGACGGCGTTCTGCGGATGACACCGTGGCGACTCACCTCGGCCTCGGGCACCCGCACCCGGATCGGCGGCGCCGACCTCGTGCTCGGCACCCACCCGATCGCCGACGAGTTGCGTTCACTGAAGCTGAGCAAGCACGCACTGATGTCGTCGTCGGTCTCCCGGGTGACGATGGCCTTCGAGGATGCGACCGTCATCTCGGCCACTCCGTGA
- a CDS encoding pirin family protein translates to MSNLEIQPPELDCRSGASGSSQRPTMDVLTARDVPLGGPRAMTVHRTLPQRRRSLIGAWCFADHYGPDDVSATGGMDVPPHPHTGLQTVSWLFSGEIEHRDTLGNHAMVRPGELNLMTAGHGIAHTEVSTPDTTMLHGVQLWIALPESAADTPRDFAHHVPAVVEREGIALRVFLGELLGERSPVHTFTPLVGAEITMVPGAEIELPVTSSFEHGILVDAGRIRLVDSPTAPLERTEMGYVGVGATHLRLRNDADEEARLVIIGGTPLDEEIIMWWNFLGRSHDDIVRYRQEWTDHSERFGQVEGYQGDVQHLPAPALPTTHLRPRHNTPGRA, encoded by the coding sequence ATGAGCAATCTCGAGATCCAACCGCCCGAGCTCGACTGCAGATCGGGCGCGTCGGGTTCCTCGCAGCGGCCGACCATGGACGTGCTGACCGCCCGCGACGTCCCCCTTGGCGGCCCGCGGGCGATGACGGTCCATCGCACGCTGCCGCAACGCAGGCGGTCGCTGATCGGCGCATGGTGTTTCGCCGACCACTACGGCCCCGACGACGTCTCCGCGACCGGTGGCATGGACGTTCCGCCGCATCCCCACACCGGGTTGCAAACGGTGAGCTGGCTGTTCTCGGGCGAGATCGAACACCGGGACACGCTGGGCAATCACGCGATGGTCCGACCGGGCGAGCTGAATCTGATGACCGCGGGTCACGGAATCGCGCACACCGAGGTCTCGACACCCGACACGACGATGCTGCACGGCGTGCAACTGTGGATCGCCCTGCCGGAATCCGCGGCGGACACTCCACGCGATTTCGCACACCACGTCCCGGCCGTGGTCGAGCGCGAGGGTATCGCCCTGCGGGTGTTCCTCGGGGAACTGCTCGGCGAACGGTCGCCCGTCCACACGTTCACGCCGCTGGTGGGGGCAGAGATCACCATGGTCCCCGGCGCCGAGATCGAACTACCGGTCACCTCGTCGTTCGAACACGGCATCCTCGTCGACGCGGGCCGCATCCGGCTCGTCGACTCCCCCACCGCCCCCCTCGAGCGCACTGAAATGGGTTACGTGGGCGTCGGGGCCACCCACCTGCGGTTGCGCAACGATGCCGACGAGGAGGCGCGGCTGGTGATCATCGGCGGCACCCCACTCGACGAAGAGATCATCATGTGGTGGAACTTCCTGGGGCGCAGCCACGACGACATCGTCCGCTACCGGCAGGAGTGGACCGATCACAGCGAGCGATTCGGGCAG
- a CDS encoding LuxR C-terminal-related transcriptional regulator has translation MTAISRVPIHLTRDAAARRGDSGVPAPHDLAADGVRSDRGVARISDHRNYDGAMTSHRRPVLSAREVEVLLGWLAAESKEDAAAALFISASTVSTHLARIRAKYSAVGRDAPTKTHLLARALQDGYTSLDRW, from the coding sequence GTGACCGCCATTTCCCGAGTGCCGATTCACTTGACGCGCGACGCGGCCGCCCGCCGCGGCGACAGCGGCGTCCCCGCGCCGCACGACCTCGCGGCAGATGGGGTGCGGTCGGATCGCGGGGTGGCCCGCATCTCCGACCACCGCAACTACGACGGCGCGATGACGTCACATCGACGTCCGGTGCTCTCCGCACGCGAGGTGGAGGTGCTGCTCGGGTGGCTCGCCGCCGAGTCGAAGGAAGATGCCGCTGCCGCCCTGTTCATCTCGGCGTCGACGGTCAGCACCCACCTGGCCCGGATTCGGGCGAAGTACTCCGCGGTCGGACGGGATGCGCCGACCAAGACGCACCTGCTGGCCCGGGCCCTCCAGGACGGATACACCAGCCTCGATCGCTGGTGA
- a CDS encoding alpha/beta hydrolase family protein, producing the protein MVGRSQRLLVGAILTVVATVAALVAGVPGISRAAGQSQVVSRYDDDPQQVTLMVHSASMGRNIPVTVLTPRNRKTPSPTLYLLNGAGGGEDSATWDARTDYKKFFADQNAYVVTPIGGAFSYYTDWQRDDPELGRNKWQTFLTKELPPLIDAEFNTTKRNGLAGISMAGTSVLNLAIAAPGLYKSVAAFSGCARTSDPLGQEYIRLVVQDRGGANMTNMWGPRNGPGWRANDPYLNAQKLRGTKLYMTAGTGLAGPHEQLSDPMVGGDALFLANQAALGGLIEAAIDQCTRQMATRLADLHIPASVKLRPNGTHSWGYWQDDLHQTWPRMAADLR; encoded by the coding sequence ATCGTGGGAAGAAGTCAGCGCCTCCTCGTGGGAGCGATCCTGACGGTGGTCGCAACCGTCGCGGCACTGGTCGCCGGCGTACCCGGCATCTCCCGGGCGGCGGGGCAATCCCAGGTCGTCAGCCGATACGACGACGATCCTCAGCAGGTCACGCTGATGGTCCACTCGGCTTCGATGGGACGCAACATCCCGGTCACCGTGCTGACCCCACGCAACCGGAAGACCCCGAGTCCCACCCTCTACCTCCTCAACGGCGCAGGCGGCGGCGAGGACTCGGCGACGTGGGATGCCCGGACCGACTACAAGAAGTTCTTCGCCGACCAGAACGCGTATGTGGTGACACCGATCGGCGGCGCCTTCTCCTATTACACGGACTGGCAGCGCGACGATCCGGAGCTCGGTCGCAACAAATGGCAGACCTTCCTCACCAAGGAACTCCCGCCGCTCATCGACGCCGAGTTCAACACCACCAAGCGCAACGGCCTCGCCGGGATCTCCATGGCAGGCACCTCGGTACTGAACCTGGCGATCGCCGCACCCGGTCTGTACAAGTCCGTCGCGGCCTTCAGCGGCTGCGCCCGCACCAGCGACCCGCTCGGGCAGGAATACATCCGGCTCGTCGTGCAGGATCGCGGCGGAGCGAACATGACCAACATGTGGGGCCCCCGCAACGGGCCCGGATGGCGCGCGAACGACCCGTACCTCAACGCGCAGAAGCTCCGCGGGACCAAGCTCTACATGACCGCGGGCACCGGCCTGGCGGGACCACATGAGCAACTGAGCGATCCCATGGTCGGTGGCGATGCCCTGTTCCTCGCGAACCAGGCGGCACTCGGCGGATTGATCGAGGCCGCGATCGACCAGTGCACCAGGCAGATGGCGACGCGGCTCGCCGACCTCCACATCCCGGCCAGCGTCAAACTACGACCGAACGGGACGCATTCGTGGGGTTACTGGCAGGACGACCTACACCAGACCTGGCCGCGGATGGCCGCCGACCTGCGCTGA
- a CDS encoding response regulator transcription factor: protein MTPDGPAILRVGMVDDHPSPVWGIERILDRQPDLELACSAATVGGLLGQGIRVDIVILDLRLDDGTTPGQNVTRLTEAGIGTVVYTSGEHPSLLRSAARAGTLGVILKSASEQEIVDAIRSAGSGCEVLTTEWAAAIDADPELAAVDLSPQLQRVLTLYASGETSAGVGAALGVTAETVNEYLKRIRQKYAAAGRPTRTKLDLFKRAVEDGWLPVPGRNSAADRSSRRDGPGRFED from the coding sequence ATGACACCGGATGGGCCGGCGATACTGCGGGTCGGGATGGTCGACGATCACCCTTCTCCGGTGTGGGGCATCGAACGCATCCTGGATCGGCAGCCCGACCTGGAGCTCGCCTGCTCGGCGGCCACGGTCGGCGGCCTGCTCGGGCAGGGGATCAGGGTCGACATCGTCATCCTGGATCTGCGTCTCGACGACGGGACCACACCAGGTCAGAATGTGACCCGGTTGACCGAAGCGGGGATCGGCACCGTCGTGTACACATCCGGTGAACATCCTTCGCTGCTTCGCTCGGCGGCCCGGGCCGGCACCCTCGGTGTCATCCTCAAATCGGCATCCGAACAGGAGATCGTCGACGCCATCAGGTCGGCGGGGTCGGGCTGCGAGGTGTTGACCACCGAATGGGCGGCCGCGATCGATGCCGATCCGGAACTCGCGGCCGTCGACCTCAGCCCGCAGCTGCAGCGGGTGCTCACCCTGTATGCGTCGGGAGAGACATCCGCCGGCGTAGGGGCGGCCCTCGGGGTGACGGCGGAGACGGTCAACGAGTATCTCAAACGCATCCGCCAGAAGTACGCCGCTGCCGGGCGACCCACGCGGACGAAACTCGATCTGTTCAAGCGTGCCGTCGAGGACGGCTGGCTACCGGTTCCGGGCCGGAACTCCGCGGCCGACCGGTCGTCGCGCCGGGACGGGCCCGGTCGATTCGAGGATTGA
- a CDS encoding ABC transporter permease, giving the protein MFADTAVIVERNLLTVRRIPTLLVSATIQPLMFVFLFAYVFGATFGGGSYREFLMAGIFTQTVVFNAAFTTVGLANDMSDGIIDRLRSLPMSRLGVIAGRVTSDMLLGILGLGVMVACGLAIGWRVRGSALDAAIAFGVLLLFALAMAWIGAVTGLAAPNVEVAQSIGFLWMFPVTFLSSAFISAQSLPGFLRPIAEWNPVTAVATACRQKFGNASPPDFPAPTGWVAEHAVGYSIGCSVAILAVCIPLSLILYRRSTA; this is encoded by the coding sequence ATGTTTGCCGACACCGCCGTCATCGTCGAACGGAACCTCCTGACCGTCCGACGAATCCCGACCCTGCTGGTGAGTGCCACGATCCAGCCGCTGATGTTCGTGTTCCTCTTCGCCTACGTTTTCGGCGCGACCTTCGGCGGCGGATCGTATCGAGAGTTCCTGATGGCCGGGATCTTCACCCAGACAGTGGTCTTCAATGCCGCCTTCACCACCGTCGGGCTGGCGAACGACATGTCCGACGGCATCATCGACCGGCTCAGATCCCTGCCGATGTCCCGACTCGGCGTCATCGCGGGCCGGGTCACCTCCGACATGCTGCTCGGGATCCTCGGACTCGGCGTGATGGTGGCCTGCGGACTCGCCATCGGCTGGCGGGTGCGCGGCAGCGCGCTGGACGCGGCCATCGCCTTCGGGGTCTTGCTGCTGTTCGCGCTGGCGATGGCATGGATCGGTGCGGTCACCGGATTGGCAGCACCCAATGTCGAAGTGGCCCAGAGTATCGGGTTCCTGTGGATGTTCCCGGTGACCTTCCTGTCGAGTGCGTTCATCTCGGCCCAGAGCCTGCCGGGCTTCCTGCGGCCGATCGCCGAATGGAACCCGGTCACGGCGGTCGCCACCGCCTGCCGCCAGAAATTCGGCAACGCCTCGCCGCCCGACTTCCCCGCCCCCACGGGCTGGGTGGCCGAACATGCGGTCGGCTATTCGATCGGGTGCAGTGTCGCCATCCTGGCAGTGTGCATCCCGTTGTCGCTCATCCTCTATCGCAGGTCCACCGCATAG
- a CDS encoding sigma-70 family RNA polymerase sigma factor codes for MTSTGADNDTDLLRTLLADAALGDRGSFARLYDLTSARIYGLALRVVRDRNYAEEVVQEAYLQFWQKAADYHPARGTVISWMMTIAHRRAVDRVRTEELQHRKVAEYGATNQAPAGMPAPLEIVVDREENDELRACLNRLTDLQRDSIEMSYFSGLSYPEVAEQTSTPLPTIKSRIRDGLRKLRNCLRSQNDA; via the coding sequence GTGACTTCGACAGGTGCGGACAACGACACCGATCTTCTCCGAACGCTCCTGGCCGATGCGGCGCTCGGCGACCGAGGGTCGTTCGCGCGTCTCTATGACCTCACGAGCGCTCGGATCTACGGCCTGGCCCTTCGTGTCGTGCGCGACCGCAACTACGCCGAGGAGGTGGTTCAGGAGGCCTATCTTCAGTTCTGGCAGAAGGCAGCCGACTATCACCCGGCGCGCGGCACGGTGATCAGCTGGATGATGACGATCGCACACCGCCGCGCCGTCGACCGGGTGCGGACCGAAGAGCTGCAGCACCGCAAGGTGGCGGAGTACGGTGCCACCAACCAGGCGCCGGCGGGAATGCCTGCGCCGCTGGAGATCGTGGTCGATCGTGAGGAGAACGACGAGCTCCGGGCGTGTCTGAACCGGCTGACCGATCTGCAACGTGACAGCATCGAGATGTCGTATTTCAGCGGGTTGAGTTATCCGGAGGTCGCTGAGCAGACCTCGACTCCGTTGCCCACCATCAAATCCCGCATCCGGGATGGATTGCGTAAGCTGCGCAACTGCTTGAGGAGCCAGAACGATGCCTGA
- a CDS encoding anti-sigma factor, giving the protein MPDTDWLDDHVELFAVDVLTAAENARVQRELDGLSPVERRIYDARIADTCSAMADLASTYALDPPNALRDRVLETVFAATVDRQAADAGGAVAGGPDEPVPPQPDRPGAQHGDNVVPMDRRRRRRRLATAVTAAAAAVVVALGVGVIVGRTTAPEPPASSTVAESDQQVLDVLKAPDAQLAVGDLQDDRGTMSVVTSRERNQAVALLRDLRNPIPDDREFQLWLVGKADNPVSAGLIPPGGADSPSLVEDLDSSTVLAVTIEPRGGSAQPTTPILTQIQL; this is encoded by the coding sequence ATGCCTGACACCGACTGGCTCGACGACCACGTCGAGCTGTTCGCCGTGGACGTCCTCACCGCAGCCGAGAACGCCCGGGTGCAACGCGAATTGGACGGGCTCTCGCCGGTGGAGCGCCGGATCTATGACGCCCGCATCGCCGATACCTGCTCGGCGATGGCCGATCTCGCGAGTACGTATGCGCTCGATCCGCCGAATGCGCTGCGCGATCGTGTTCTCGAGACGGTCTTCGCCGCCACCGTCGACAGGCAGGCGGCGGACGCGGGCGGGGCGGTGGCCGGCGGGCCGGACGAACCGGTTCCGCCGCAGCCGGATCGGCCGGGAGCGCAACACGGCGACAACGTGGTGCCGATGGACCGACGTCGCCGGCGCCGCCGACTGGCCACCGCCGTCACCGCTGCTGCGGCCGCGGTCGTCGTGGCGCTCGGCGTCGGTGTGATCGTCGGCCGGACGACTGCTCCCGAGCCGCCCGCCTCCTCCACGGTGGCCGAATCGGATCAGCAGGTGCTCGACGTCCTCAAGGCGCCCGACGCCCAGCTCGCCGTCGGTGACCTGCAGGACGATCGTGGCACGATGTCGGTGGTCACCTCCCGTGAGCGCAACCAGGCGGTCGCTCTGCTCCGTGACCTCCGCAATCCGATACCCGACGATCGCGAATTCCAGCTGTGGCTGGTCGGCAAGGCCGACAACCCGGTCTCGGCGGGATTGATCCCGCCGGGTGGCGCCGACTCGCCGTCGCTCGTCGAGGACCTGGACAGCTCGACGGTGCTGGCGGTGACGATCGAACCGCGGGGCGGTTCGGCCCAGCCCACGACACCCATCCTCACCCAGATCCAGCTGTGA